In the Calonectris borealis chromosome 11, bCalBor7.hap1.2, whole genome shotgun sequence genome, one interval contains:
- the PCLAF gene encoding PCNA-associated factor isoform X3 yields the protein MVRTKAACGGAYRKVLAARAPRKVLGSSSLNAGPSPAAKRGVGRRVGGNPVCVRPVPAWQRGIGEFLQLPQKENRAPGGEAAGSSGLGPAAKKARPLPPDPAEDGESSEEE from the exons atgGTGCGGACGAAGGCGGCGTGCGGCGGGGCCTACCGCAAAG TGCTGGCCGCCCGCGCTCCCCGGAAggtgctgggctccagcagcctcaACGCGGGACCGTCGCCGGCCGCCAAGAGAG GCGTGGGCCGCCGTGTCGGGGGGAACCCGGTGTGCGTGAGGCCCGTCCCCGCCTGGCAGAGGGGCATCGGCGAGTTCCTGCAGCTGCCGCAGAAGGAGAACCGGGCGCCCGGCGGAGAggcggcggggagcagcggcCTGGGGCCGGCCGCCAAAAA AGCTCGCCCCCTGCCACCAGATCCTGCAGAAGATGGCGAGTCCTCTGAAGAAGAGTAG
- the PCLAF gene encoding PCNA-associated factor isoform X1 — protein sequence MVRTKAACGGAYRKVLAARAPRKVLGSSSLNAGPSPAAKRGVGRRVGGNPVCVRPVPAWQRGIGEFLQLPQKENRAPGGEAAGSSGLGPAAKNFGSSSTSPCKPKLQRGGAEGDAEELDLGANWQGRGARCIREAKCNNKVRLRSFGGQDVLLELNVHFL from the exons atgGTGCGGACGAAGGCGGCGTGCGGCGGGGCCTACCGCAAAG TGCTGGCCGCCCGCGCTCCCCGGAAggtgctgggctccagcagcctcaACGCGGGACCGTCGCCGGCCGCCAAGAGAG GCGTGGGCCGCCGTGTCGGGGGGAACCCGGTGTGCGTGAGGCCCGTCCCCGCCTGGCAGAGGGGCATCGGCGAGTTCCTGCAGCTGCCGCAGAAGGAGAACCGGGCGCCCGGCGGAGAggcggcggggagcagcggcCTGGGGCCGGCCGCCAAAAA CTTTGGAAGCAGCAGCACAAGTCCCTGCAAACCGAAACTGCAACGAGGTGGGGCTGAAGGAGATGCGGAAGAGTTGGACCTTGGGGCTAACTGGCAGGGAAGGGGCGCTCGATGTATCAGAGAGGCAAAATGCAATAATAAAGTACGCTTGAGGAGTTTCGGTGGTCAGGACGTGCTGCTCGAACTTAATGTTCACtttctttaa
- the PCLAF gene encoding PCNA-associated factor isoform X2: MVRTKAACGGAYRKGVGRRVGGNPVCVRPVPAWQRGIGEFLQLPQKENRAPGGEAAGSSGLGPAAKNFGSSSTSPCKPKLQRGGAEGDAEELDLGANWQGRGARCIREAKCNNKVRLRSFGGQDVLLELNVHFL, translated from the exons atgGTGCGGACGAAGGCGGCGTGCGGCGGGGCCTACCGCAAAG GCGTGGGCCGCCGTGTCGGGGGGAACCCGGTGTGCGTGAGGCCCGTCCCCGCCTGGCAGAGGGGCATCGGCGAGTTCCTGCAGCTGCCGCAGAAGGAGAACCGGGCGCCCGGCGGAGAggcggcggggagcagcggcCTGGGGCCGGCCGCCAAAAA CTTTGGAAGCAGCAGCACAAGTCCCTGCAAACCGAAACTGCAACGAGGTGGGGCTGAAGGAGATGCGGAAGAGTTGGACCTTGGGGCTAACTGGCAGGGAAGGGGCGCTCGATGTATCAGAGAGGCAAAATGCAATAATAAAGTACGCTTGAGGAGTTTCGGTGGTCAGGACGTGCTGCTCGAACTTAATGTTCACtttctttaa
- the TRIP4 gene encoding activating signal cointegrator 1 isoform X2, translated as MAAPSPLLAWCVQHLRGDFGLDVGEEVVRYILSITNEDEIREYVVDLIQGTDGKKSQFVEELLARWRKSSQLPSEPLPVYRKKDETSEVPRAGDQAKKGKRKGRNKQETPAYAEPSAHVEEVKTPLDLAKAQENSSGVSSSSNSSKKKPKYVSLYTKEGQDKLAVLIPGRHTCECLGQKHKLINNCLVCGRIVCEQEGSGPCLFCGALVCTKEEQDILQRDSNKSQKLLKKLMAGAESSGSLDVISKELLPRQEARLKAGLEMAVKHKEKLLEFDRTSVRRTQVIDDESDYFATDSNQWLSKQEREALQKREQELRELRHASRLAKKITIDFAGRQILEEDNSMAEYHSKLGETIEAINCGTLSKTAGSPEAKTTLSSGVLVNPRLLQPAPLWVDQTGLPPLRKTIHSTDAGNESGSERNRLRIQDRELQEISDDGWCLSMHQPWASLLIRGIKRVEGRTWYTSHRGRLWIAATAKRPSPQEICELETTYRMLLQKDVEFPSDYPSGCLLGCVDVTDCLSQEQFNEQGSWMQRSIREQRRG; from the exons ATGGCGGCGCCCAGCCCGCTCCTGGCCTGGTGCGTCCAGCACCTGCGCGGAGACTTCGGGCTGGACGTGGGCGAGGAGGTCGtgag GTACATCTTGTCAATAACAAACGAGGATGAGATCCGGGAGTACGTCGTTGACCTCATTCAGGGGACTGATGGGAAGAAGAGTCAGTTTGTAGAAGAACTGCTGGCCAGGTGGCGGAAATCCTCCCAGCTGCCCTCTGAGCCTTTGCCAGTGTATCGGAAAAAGGATG AGACTTCGGAAGTGCCTCGGGCTGGAGACCAAGCCAAAAAGGGTAAACGCAAAGGAAGGAACAAGCAGGAGACACCTGCGTACGCTGAGCCAAGTGCACATGTAGAGGAAGTGAAAACCCCCCTCGACCTGGCCAAG GCACAGGAGAACAGCAGTGGAGTCAGCAGCAGTAGCAATTCCTCTAAAAAGAAGCCCAAATATGTCAGCCTCTATACCAAGGAGGGGCAAGACAAACTGGCCGTCCTGATCCCTGGGCGTCACACCTGCGAGTGCCTGGGCCAGAAGCACAAGCTCATCAACAACTGCTTGGTTTGTGGGCGCATTGTCTGCGAGCAGGAGGGCTCTGGACCCTGCTTGTTCTGTGGTGCTCTG GTGTGCACTAAAGAAGAGCAGGACATTCTTCAACGGGACTCAAACAAGAGCCAGAAGTTGCTGAAGAAGCTCATGGCAG GTGCTGAAAGTTCAGGGAGTTTGGATGTCATAAGCAAAGAATTACTGCCTCGACAAGAAGCTAGACTCAAAGCAGGCCTGGAGATGGCtgtgaaacacaaagaaaagttgTTGGAATTTGACAGGACAAG TGTGCGTCGAACCCAGGTCATTGACGATGAATCAGATTACTTCGCCACGGACTCCAACCAGTGGCTCTCCAAGCAGGAAAGGGAGGCCCTCCAGAAGAGAGAGCAGGAACTGCGGGAGCTGCGTCACGCCTCTCGTCTTGCCAAAAAAATCACCATTGACTTCGCTGGCAGGCAGATCCTGGAGGAAGACAACAGCATGGCTGAATACCACAGCAA ACTGGGTGAAACCATCGAAGCCATTAATTGTGGCACGCTGAGCAAGACAGCTGGGAGCCCAGAAGCAAAGACAACTCTGAGTTCTGGTGTTTTAGTGAACCCCCGTCTTCTTCAGCCTGCTCCTTTG TGGGTGGACCAAACTGGTTTGCCTCCGCTCCGGAAAACCATCCATTCCACGGATGCTGGAAATGAGTCTGGCTCGGAGCGGAACAGATTGCGGATTCAAGATCGAGAATTGCAGGAGATCTCAGATGATGGTTGGTGCCTCAGCATGCACCAGCCTTGGGCTTCCTTGCTCATAAGAGGAATCAAAAG GGTGGAGGGCAGGACCTGGTACACATCTCATAGAGGGCGGTTATGGATTGCAGCTACTGCTAAAAGACCTTCCCCTCAGGAAATCTGTGAACTGGAGACCACCTACAGAATGCTGCTCCAGAAAG atgTGGAATTTCCAAGCGATTATCCCTCAGGGTGCCTCCTAGGCTGTGTGGATGTGACCGACTGCTTATCGCAAGAGCAATTTAATGAGCAG
- the TRIP4 gene encoding activating signal cointegrator 1 isoform X1: MAAPSPLLAWCVQHLRGDFGLDVGEEVVRYILSITNEDEIREYVVDLIQGTDGKKSQFVEELLARWRKSSQLPSEPLPVYRKKDETSEVPRAGDQAKKGKRKGRNKQETPAYAEPSAHVEEVKTPLDLAKAQENSSGVSSSSNSSKKKPKYVSLYTKEGQDKLAVLIPGRHTCECLGQKHKLINNCLVCGRIVCEQEGSGPCLFCGALVCTKEEQDILQRDSNKSQKLLKKLMAGAESSGSLDVISKELLPRQEARLKAGLEMAVKHKEKLLEFDRTSVRRTQVIDDESDYFATDSNQWLSKQEREALQKREQELRELRHASRLAKKITIDFAGRQILEEDNSMAEYHSKLGETIEAINCGTLSKTAGSPEAKTTLSSGVLVNPRLLQPAPLWVDQTGLPPLRKTIHSTDAGNESGSERNRLRIQDRELQEISDDGWCLSMHQPWASLLIRGIKRVEGRTWYTSHRGRLWIAATAKRPSPQEICELETTYRMLLQKDVEFPSDYPSGCLLGCVDVTDCLSQEQFNEQYPDLSQESGSPFVFICTNPQEMVVKFPIKGKPKIWKLDAKIHQGAKKGLMKQKAMG, from the exons ATGGCGGCGCCCAGCCCGCTCCTGGCCTGGTGCGTCCAGCACCTGCGCGGAGACTTCGGGCTGGACGTGGGCGAGGAGGTCGtgag GTACATCTTGTCAATAACAAACGAGGATGAGATCCGGGAGTACGTCGTTGACCTCATTCAGGGGACTGATGGGAAGAAGAGTCAGTTTGTAGAAGAACTGCTGGCCAGGTGGCGGAAATCCTCCCAGCTGCCCTCTGAGCCTTTGCCAGTGTATCGGAAAAAGGATG AGACTTCGGAAGTGCCTCGGGCTGGAGACCAAGCCAAAAAGGGTAAACGCAAAGGAAGGAACAAGCAGGAGACACCTGCGTACGCTGAGCCAAGTGCACATGTAGAGGAAGTGAAAACCCCCCTCGACCTGGCCAAG GCACAGGAGAACAGCAGTGGAGTCAGCAGCAGTAGCAATTCCTCTAAAAAGAAGCCCAAATATGTCAGCCTCTATACCAAGGAGGGGCAAGACAAACTGGCCGTCCTGATCCCTGGGCGTCACACCTGCGAGTGCCTGGGCCAGAAGCACAAGCTCATCAACAACTGCTTGGTTTGTGGGCGCATTGTCTGCGAGCAGGAGGGCTCTGGACCCTGCTTGTTCTGTGGTGCTCTG GTGTGCACTAAAGAAGAGCAGGACATTCTTCAACGGGACTCAAACAAGAGCCAGAAGTTGCTGAAGAAGCTCATGGCAG GTGCTGAAAGTTCAGGGAGTTTGGATGTCATAAGCAAAGAATTACTGCCTCGACAAGAAGCTAGACTCAAAGCAGGCCTGGAGATGGCtgtgaaacacaaagaaaagttgTTGGAATTTGACAGGACAAG TGTGCGTCGAACCCAGGTCATTGACGATGAATCAGATTACTTCGCCACGGACTCCAACCAGTGGCTCTCCAAGCAGGAAAGGGAGGCCCTCCAGAAGAGAGAGCAGGAACTGCGGGAGCTGCGTCACGCCTCTCGTCTTGCCAAAAAAATCACCATTGACTTCGCTGGCAGGCAGATCCTGGAGGAAGACAACAGCATGGCTGAATACCACAGCAA ACTGGGTGAAACCATCGAAGCCATTAATTGTGGCACGCTGAGCAAGACAGCTGGGAGCCCAGAAGCAAAGACAACTCTGAGTTCTGGTGTTTTAGTGAACCCCCGTCTTCTTCAGCCTGCTCCTTTG TGGGTGGACCAAACTGGTTTGCCTCCGCTCCGGAAAACCATCCATTCCACGGATGCTGGAAATGAGTCTGGCTCGGAGCGGAACAGATTGCGGATTCAAGATCGAGAATTGCAGGAGATCTCAGATGATGGTTGGTGCCTCAGCATGCACCAGCCTTGGGCTTCCTTGCTCATAAGAGGAATCAAAAG GGTGGAGGGCAGGACCTGGTACACATCTCATAGAGGGCGGTTATGGATTGCAGCTACTGCTAAAAGACCTTCCCCTCAGGAAATCTGTGAACTGGAGACCACCTACAGAATGCTGCTCCAGAAAG atgTGGAATTTCCAAGCGATTATCCCTCAGGGTGCCTCCTAGGCTGTGTGGATGTGACCGACTGCTTATCGCAAGAGCAATTTAATGAGCAG